GCGCGCGTCTAGCAGTCTGTCGGAGAGGCAGTCTTTTTGACCGCATCTTGTGGTTTGGAGATCGTTTCTGGCGCTGCGACCACAAAATGCAGTCCTCTCCGACAGGCTGCTAGAGGCAAATAGACCCTTCGGATCTTGGAAATCCGAAGGGTCTGAAAGGCGCATTGCGATGCGCCCCGGCGGTAGTGTCCGTTCAGCGCAGCCCCATCGCCACCTGCATGTCGCGCAGCGTCTTGTCGGCGATGGCGGCGCACGCCTCGGCGTTCTGGCGCAGGATGCCGTCGAGCGTGGCCGGGTCGCTTGTCAATTCCGCGAAGCGCGCCTGCACCGGCTTCAGCCCTTCGATCACGACCTCGGCCAGTTCCTTCTTCAGGTCGCCGTAGCCCTTGCCAGCGAAATGCGCTTCGATCTGCGCGCGGCTCTGGCCCGAGAACAGCTCGTAGATCGTCAGCAGGTTGGTGACGCCCGGCCGCGACTCATCGAAGACAATCGAGCGCTGCGAGTCGGTCGTCGCGCGCGCGAACTTCTTACGGATCATGTCCGGCGAGTCCAGCAGCAGGACCGCTGAATTCGGGTCATCATCGCTCTTCGACATCTTCCTGGTCGGCTCCGACAGGCTCATGACGCGCCCGCCCACCGGCGGGATCATCGGCTCCGGCAGGGTGAACACGTCGCCGAAGCGCGCGTTGAACGACTGCGCGATGTCGCGCGTCAGCTCGACGTGCTGCTTCTGGTCCTCGCCGACCGGCACGTAGTGCGCGTGGTAGAGCAGGATGTCCCCGGCCATCAGCACCGGGTAGTCGAGCAGGCCGGTGTAGACGCTCTGCTGCTTCTGTGCCTTGTCCTTGTACTGCGTCATGCGCTCCAGCCAGCCAATCGGCGTGACGCAGTTCAGCAGCCAGGCCGCCTCGCTGTGCGCGGCGACGTGCGACTGCACGAAGATGCGGCAGTGCTCCTGCGTCAGCCCCACGGCGAACAGCATCGCCGCCATGTTGCGGATATTTTGCCGCAGCTCGGCCGGGTCCTGCGGCACGGTGAGCGCGTGCAGGTCCACGACGCAGTAGACGTTATCGAACTTCTCCTGGTCGCGGACCCAGTTCTTCATCGCGCCCAGGTAGTTGCCGATATGGCTGTTGCCGGTGGGCTGGATGCCGCTGAATGTGCGTTTTTTCATCGCTCAACCTCGCTGTGAGATAAAATCCCAAATCCCAACTTCCAAATCCCAAACAAACCGACGTGCGTATAGGGGCAGACCTGCGTGTCTGCCCGGCTGCGCCCCTCGCGCGGAAAACAAAAAACGCCCGCGTCCAAACAGGGACGAGAGCGCTCGTGGTGCCACCCGAATTCGCGGAAACGCACTGCGTCTCCGCCTCCGGCCCGGTAACGGCGGGCGACCGTGTTGGATACTGGCGCCGTGTGGCGCGTTGTCCGTCAGGCTCGCAGATCCATTCGCGTCGCGCTCCGCCGCCGCGCTTGCACCACTTCGGCGGCTCTCTGGGGCGGGCATCGGACGCTACTTCTCCTGCTCAATGCCGATAGGGGAAAGATAACATAAGTGGGGCAGAG
This portion of the Chloroflexota bacterium genome encodes:
- the trpS gene encoding tryptophan--tRNA ligase produces the protein MKKRTFSGIQPTGNSHIGNYLGAMKNWVRDQEKFDNVYCVVDLHALTVPQDPAELRQNIRNMAAMLFAVGLTQEHCRIFVQSHVAAHSEAAWLLNCVTPIGWLERMTQYKDKAQKQQSVYTGLLDYPVLMAGDILLYHAHYVPVGEDQKQHVELTRDIAQSFNARFGDVFTLPEPMIPPVGGRVMSLSEPTRKMSKSDDDPNSAVLLLDSPDMIRKKFARATTDSQRSIVFDESRPGVTNLLTIYELFSGQSRAQIEAHFAGKGYGDLKKELAEVVIEGLKPVQARFAELTSDPATLDGILRQNAEACAAIADKTLRDMQVAMGLR